ATATTCTTGTCGTTTTCACCGTTATaaatatatcatcaatatttgtttgtgattcatttgttttgatcatcgatgatgatgatgatacagaTTCTGGAATCTGTTTAGctgattcatttaaatttgattgcaataattgattttgatgtaaatttttcactactgatgatgatgatgatgatgatgataatgatggcatCCATAGGATGACCATCATacagatgatgaataaaaggCACATCGATATATACATGGCTACATTGCATAGACTACGTATTAATAATCGCTGTTGATGGCGATTTGTATTATCGTTGCTGATATAAAACATCATGATGtgtattatttatttcatttttttttattgaaaattttcaattttaatttttttatttaaaacgGGAATTATTTAAggcacacacataaacacacacaaaaatcacagtgaaaaaaaaaatttgaaaaaacgacaacgatgaccgccaccaccaccaacaacaacaacactacCGATTACAGAAACGTCCAAACATAAACTGAAAATCTGaactatgtgtgtgtgtgtgtgtgtatcgtgttcattttcaacatgCACATTTTATGTGTGGCTAAAATGCTcggccttttttttctccttcttttcgaccattttttttttaccatttattAAACACCACCCATCCATTCATCTATCTCTATATTTTATGGTTGTTTATGTTGTGTGGTTGAAATTATGGCAGCTGtttgacgatgacgatgaacaACAGGGGAAGGTCGatcgacgacgatgatgatgatggtccggtttgatgatgatcttcaatccaatgatgaaataataatcatcaatataagaaaaaaaaacagggatctcattcattcaatgatgatcacatatcaaaatttcatttttattcacaagATACGATtgacatcaacaacaacaacaaatggtgGTATATAATCTGGTTCGCTGGTTTCATTCGTTCGCCGTTCTGGGTGATAGTGGCCTCTAGTattgataatttcaaaataagatttagatttttgatttgtcatCAAAATTCAGTGATCATTTTTTCGAAGCTTCtggactttttttctggttttttttcagtcattcattctttcatttcatcttaCGATAaacaattaataaatttcGGAAACTGTGATTATCgttatttggaaaaaaacattgaaattgttgtttgattaaagaaaatttcactTTTCTTTCTGTTATCACTCGTGATTTCGAAGTAAAAATCagaggaaaaaataaatgttatCGTCATGGAAAATCcgtggcattttttttctaagcGCCACACCTACTCATTTGCCCCCATTTGGTGATTATATTTTCCctccaaataaaaaatgtctATTTTATCACAAAAGtttaaaaaacaatggcgggaattaaaattttgaaatttttatttttggaaaaaaaatcctgtcACGTACTATATGAACGGAAGCGCTCTATTGtccacgaaaaaaaaccaaaatagaatttttttgtttttatttttcaattttcaatttttttttggcttctgtcaacattgatgaaaatttgaacgatttaaattcacaatttgtacattatcatgatttttcaactttgattccattttataattaaagtaaaattaatttcgaaATTAACGATGAATAGTTATAATCCAGAAAATGCCTACCTTACACTGGTTTCGTTGGCCGAAGAATTTCGGACTCAAAAACCTCCCGATATACGAAATTGTGTACAATGTTTGACGGCCATCATCAATCTTCGTGTTCCTTATCCGGCAATCGAAGCTAAAACTCATCTACAAATTGGTTCACTACTATTGGAGCATTCGAATAATCTTGAATTGGCCAAAGTTCATCTTAAAAAAGCTGTAAGTTTGAgtaaaatttgattgtttcattctAGCTAAAAATATTGACTCTAATCCAATTGTTGTAGTGGGGTCAAGCAGAAACTATAGCCAATTGTGAAGATATCATTTATGAATCGATATCATTACTTGCTCGTATCTATGAAAAAATGGTAACGAATATCTAGTGGAAGCATTCAATGGACTAATTCTATACTAACGATATTTTTCTACAGAATCATACATTAGGTGCCAAAGAAATTTTACTTAAAGGTGTCGAAAAATCTTGTCATTCAATCTATTGGCacattaaattattatttcaattagCGGTAAGtacacattgatgatgataaaatttcattgacattaacaaaaacaacaacaacaacaacaacaaaaaatttcaaatagcAAATTCATGCCAATGATCAAGAATATAATGAAGCAGCGAATGTATTAAATATTGGTGCAGAATATGCAAATATCTCCGGTGCTCATTATACACGAATACTTTTTCTATTAAGTCGTGGAAtggtattgatgattgataaacGTATCAATGAAGTGCATCCTGTTTTAAATCTTGCCGGTCAATTGGTTGAATCATGGCAAGGAAATGTTCATCTAAAAGAGGCATTAAAAGTATTCTTTTTAGTACTACAAGTatgtcatcatttgaatgcaGGCCAAGTGAAAAGTGTACGGCCAAGTTTAAAACTATTACAACAAAGTATTCAGAATATAACGGCTACATCATTTCATCTTGATGACGGTAAatgttttcttctttttttttttttttttttttttttttggttattcaaaattcattcattatttaaatattttttttcatttcattttttttttcaataataataacaacagaaTATATGAGCCTAAATTCGAACGATACTTTTATTTGGATGCCTAAAGAACATATGTGTGTTTTAGTATATTTGGTAACCGTATTACATTCAATGCAATCTGGTTATATGGAAAAAGCACAAAAATATACGGAAAAAGCATTGATGCAAATCGATAAATTACGAAGTAtgttgtaaatgatgatgattttcaaattcaatgattttctaTAATGATACACATTCATATTCACAGGCGTCGGTAGtcatcaaatgttgaatacatttcaattgattctaTTGGAACATATAGCAATGTGTCGTTTAGTGATGGGCAACAGAACTTTGGCAATCaaagaagtaaaaaaaaatttttttgttttgttttccactTATTCCAATAATTGGTTCGTTTGTCCCCAAATAGATTGTTCAAGCATTAAATATTTGTTATCGAGatacaaaattaaaatttcgaCATAAACCATTGATACATTCATTATTGGGAATGTATGCAATGTCTATGAATATAACCGATTGTGCTGAAAGCCAATTACGACTTTCATTAACGGTAtgtgtttgaaatttgtcaatcaattaaaattgatgcatttttttccccaatTTCGtacattttcatcaccatcattacaaAACAGCTACATGGTGCATCAAACGAAGCACGAATATTGACTAGCCTGAATTTGGCCATTGTTTATTTACGTAATAAAcgtgaaaatgaattgaatgaattgttggTCAATCTGAATCCGGAATCACTTCATTCAAAGTTTGTGAAATGAATACGATTATTTTAATCCTTTTCGttttattaatttatattttttctgCTATAAAAttatctctctctttttcacacacacacacaaacatatagCTCACAAAGTTTAAAAGCAGCCGCTTATTATGTTTTTGGtttaaattcatattttcaaGCTCGTTATAATGATGCCAAGTatgtatttcatttcattttttttccattttattttgttgtttaataAGATTAATGGTTtggtaaaaaacaaaatctcaatgaaacaaaaaaaaactttttcttccACAAACAAATAGACGATACTTGCGTGAAACACTGAAAATGGCCAATGGTGAAGATTTGAATCGTTTGACATCATGTTCATTGGTTTTACTTGGACacattttctattcattagGAAATAggtaaattattatatgagATTaatttgtctgtttttttttctttctttttttgtttttgaagaaaaaaacaaatttaaaattgacttaatttatgtttattttttatctAACAAATAGCCGGGAAAGTTTAAACATGGTAACACCAGCCATGCAATTGGCTAGTAAAATACCAGATACACAGGTCCAATTATGGGCAACGGCTTTATTGAAAGATTTATATGATTCTGGTAGCGCTAAACAAGCCGAAGCAATACAGATgcataatcaattttcacaaattttattgaacGATCAATATCAAGCATTACATCTAAATGAACATGGATACATTAATGTAAgtcatcattaaatgatgTGTGCGTGTGAGAAAtaacttattattattattattttttttttcttgctcgCTAACAGTGGTATAGTGAACATTGACCATATTAACCACCGGATGTTGAATGTAAAATTCTtaagaaatgaaacaacattacagaaaaaaagactaTAAGATTCTGATATCATCctcatttttcattggaaattaacattcaatcattcattcattttttttttttttttgttgcagaAAGTAATCGATAGAATCTTGTCAACAAAACATATAAAGCAAACAGAataatgtgtttgtgtgtaaatATTTAACCATTATTATAGACACttggataaaaataaattttcctTCAAACTCTTTCAATTATTCGATTATTAATTTCCCGTAATAATGCagctgtttatttttttcattcatcaaattcaattcctATACATTCACcgtcatatcatcatcatcatcatcatcgtcatcatcattcattggaaCTATTTATAACGTCGTaatgaacaagaatttttgagaaacaaaaaaaaaaatttttaagaATTTCATCACTTTTCTTTGTAACTTtgtcatttttaaaaaaaaaaaatcatcatcatcatcatgataattaattctttttttttcttttttgataataaataaaaaccgGAAATTAAATCTGATCATCACCGATCTTTAATGCTGTCCAGTGaatgacattgaaaaatctTTACTGGACCATTCCCCCTTTTTTTATTGCTATTTCTATCGTtattatcaatcgatcatcattcatttatgatgttttaccaacaacaacaacaacaaaaaataatggatgccatagaaagaaaaagaaatgatgattattatacgCGATTAACCCAAAATGActaatgatcattttgttttgtgtttttttttatttgactttacttttgatgatgatgatggaaccttgtttctggtttttattgtcattgtcattgttattgttgttgttgttgttgttgctatcgGCGTCAGAGTTTCGTTATATACAATTTTcttgattgaaaacaaagATACGCGTGTTTGTTtcatgacaatgatgatgatgatgatgatgatgacgatgacaatggtatatattcatttataaatgaattttcttcattgtatgcattttttattttatgatCTTGTttgacaaatgatgatgatgatgatggtgatggtaatggtgatgaacaagagattggtttttgttttcttgtcatttcattcatcggaatttttttttatgattcttgcattcaatttttctttccaaaaTGACCGTTTTTTCGTTTGCAAAAAGGTTTGACCGATACAGTGTTTGTCTATAATGATTCTATGGTTGTTGTGTATTTgactttttctatttctattcaTCTCTCACATTTATTCACTCaattttcaaccaaaaacTAACGCgcatgatgataaacattgaCATCTCGAtcctggatcatcatcatttaatataTGGGTGCTATAACTATGAATATAcggaaaagttttttttttaggagTCGGCTCCAATGGTTCCAGAAAAATAACGTGATATATGACCACTTCtacagtaacaacaacaacaacaacaatgtcatATATCGTCAAATGATGGAAgcagttttttattttggatccTAGAACAAGAAGAAGTACCTAGAATCGTCtgaatgatgtgtgtgtgtgtgtattatatatctatctatatatattctggctggcttcatcatcatcatttgagggaaattgaaagaaaaaaatccgacttttttcccattttcaTAGGGAgctgattcttttttttcaaacaaacttCAATCAGAATAAAATAGTATATGACTATCACTCATATTCACAAAAagttattattctttttttttctcttcccattattataaaatgaGATGATGACTACTATGCCAAGATTCTTGTTTGTTACTCAATtgataatacacacacaaaaacacacacagacccacagatcaatgattgaatgactTGAAAAAGCTTTATATGAGCAAATTATGtgatgtctgtgtgtgtgtgtgtgtgtatataaatgtaccggaaaagaaaatctgtttttctctctctcttgttcTCACTCGTAACCTCAAgttcatcacatcacattatttcaatcataatcacaattaatgaatgattcatatatttcatatatgactgaaatttgatgattaaaatttttgtttttttattctgtgcGTGTATGTTTGTCTGTGTTTTTGTGCCATTTCAGGATTATTtaaatatacacacacacacatgtgacatactaattgatttgattgttgaatttattcGTTCAAaaacatattcatcatcatcaccatcatcattttttttcaacatcatcattgcattaGTCTCATGCTGATCTGAATCCAGAAacaaggcaaaaaaaaatccttaaacacacacaccatttACGACACCATCTCTCTGGtggccgatgatgatgttaacgGTGTGATggccaaccaaaaaaactGGCAAAATAATAACCATGGTTTTTTGAGATTAAGGTCGTCAATTCGAAAAATGgatccatttgattttcttgaatcacaccatcaacatcatcatcatcgtcgtcaccattattatcatcataataatcattggcACAATTagatttattcaattgtatgaaaataaaaaatgtccaTTCAATTTGCGACAATTGTCGTAACGATAtcggccatcatcatcatcattatcatcatcatcgtcatcatcaaccataaTATAACGACAAcgatatttttattgaaaatttttttccaatcaaatcatttatcattcatttatctgattaatattgatcattattatcagaaaaaattctctatATTATTAGTAGATtctactattattattgaatctaTTTTTGTTACGACTATTTCAACactaccattattattattatcgtcacaatcacaatcatcatcatcatgtcgaCTTATCTTCTTTCGGTAACCGGtaagtttaaatttttttttttcattgtcattttctttttttttacattcgaatcgatcgatcgattttttttgaacttgttttcttgtgaaaaaaaaatgagaaaacaagaaaaaacagaaatgtaaaaataaaaaacaatctcattgtttacacacacacactcaacACACTCatattcattgtcattttcgaatgcgaacaaaaaaataaaaaaataaaaaaagatttatattttcaatttgacatTTTAACTTATTTTTCCATCTTGCTTGacatataaaaacaaatgacaattttcttcttatgtcatcatcaaacaataacGATATACATaaccaattcattcatatgaataatgacaataataataataatatataatatgtcacacatttgatattgatttcaaatgaaaattttttttttgtcttttgatttcatttttctttttatttttatattaattTTCCCGACCAACAACcatcaattttctttcctggaaaacaataacaccaaaaaaaagtacgAAAAGCGAAACTTATCGGAAATGATGGTAAGTACAgaattgttttctttttttctttttttttagtttgctCACTACGATCTCTCTTTATTTAtccaaaaattgatttttgattgatttgaataacaGAAAGACCCTGAATTTGAATCcaatttaatgaataaaattttttttctctttcttttttttcatatttgaaGCGGAATTCACAACGTATGTGGCCGTAAAACTTGAGAATGTAAAATCGACAACCGTTGCTGTCAAAGGATGTAATCCATGTTGGGAACaggattttattttgtatgtATTCATGTCATAGCTAAATTATCTGATTGTGATCTGAATGTTTAGAAtgttatcattcaattttttttccaatgtttaatgatttgaaatttttttatttttttttctcgaaaaaaaaatccatgatATACCTACACAGTGAAACAAATAGATTGGATACAAATCTAATAATCGAACTATGGAACAAAGGAATATTATGGGATAAAATTATCGGTTATATTTGCGTGCCTTTGAATGATGTTCCATTTTTAGAACAAGTATGTCATatggttttttatttcttctttCAATTCCAATTAATAAatctttctattttttttttctctctctctctgttcCATATATAACCAATATAGGCTTCCGGTGGTCAATGGCAATCAATTGATGCAGATCTTCgtgtatataataatgaagaaatttttggTACATGTAATTCAActggaaattttcttttaatcGAATCACATTTTGAGCCTGTATATGGtaaacattgattttgttttatttgtttgtacaATCGATAATTCCTAATTGATTAGCtagattgtcatcatcatcatcaaatagatgttttttttgtgtctaatacaatgataatgaaatttttttcatttgttttttgttttttttttatagaaacacaattggaaaatgtgaatgaattcaatagGAATCTCAATTATGTCAATATTGgacaattgaaacaatcacCAATTGTTGGTGGACAAGTCGAACAAGTTTGTGCCTATAAcatcgataatgattcaCATTTTCATGGCCATCAACTTTATTGTGAGTTCCaatttctagtttttttccatttgaaaagaaaattttttttgttgttgtcgttgttgttattttggaTATTTCCTGTTCACATTTTGTTCCATGTGTGTAAACAtaaatgtcaacaacaatagcgacaacaacaacaacaacaaattcttttctattttgatgaaataattttttttcttttattcaattgtgaataatcattgacaacaacaacaacaacaacaacaacaaaattctttttattcattttattgttgttatagCCGGTCTTTCTGAAGACAGCGACTATACAAGTGATATTAGCTATCCAAATCAACAGAATCAATACGGATCATATCATCAAGCAAATTCGTCCTCATCACAATTTGAAACGATATCAAAAacttttaataataaacaaaatagcAGCACTagtcatcaaatgaatgataatatcaCAATGGCCAATTCTATTACGAATCATAATAGAATCATAGATGTAGaagatcaatcaaatgtcatcgaacaacaacagcaatatGGATGTGTTTCTCATACAACAAACGTTTTACGTGGTACttatcagcagcagcagcagcaacagcagcaacaacaacaacaatatatggATAGTCCAAGTACTATACAAGAACGTACTACTATccttgaaaatgatgatgatgatgatgacaatgataaaattgatgataaagaagATGAACATGAtccaaattttattttgccattgaatgatgatgatgatgatgatcaaattgttccagttgttcatcatcattcatcgcGGCCAAAACGTGAATTACCATTTGGTGGTTGTACCGATATCGATGCTATACGAAGTCAATatcagcagaaaaaaatttgtcaaaatatcaaaactattgttgtgaataataatcgtcaGCCACAACTGCCGCCACAGCTGCCATCTAAACAAGAAGACGGATTAGGATTTGGATTTCAGGATTCACTCTATTATAATAGCCGTCCTCGTCGTGTTTTGCCTCAAATAAATGTCAATaatacaatcatcaccaatgtCAATAATACTAATAATAGTAGTGGAACCATTAATACAAGAAATAAAGAAGGGTAAGTTATAttattctcttttttatcgaataatcaattgatttgattgaattgaaaacaaaacaaaacaaaaaaattttcctgaTCCGAATtcccatttttattttgtcataCACACTTTGTTGGTGAAAATGGAAtggcaaaaataaaacagacGTAAAATGCCACAAATACCAATGAGTAAAAGTctacaattttcaaaacaaatcaatctaACACAAGAACAAATATCAACTATACAGCAATAtcatttacaacaacaacaacaacaacaacaacagcaacagcagcaaaatgaatttcgagatatgaattttccatctcaaaatcaacaacaacaacagcaacaaatttttaaacaaGATAATCGACAACAGCCACCAATATTTCTACcaaatagtaataataataaagttacgaatcaattatcacaacagccacaacaacagcagcaacaacagaatatgtcaggaaataataatttagatAGCCATCTACATCATTCtaatcatcagcaacaatttaataatgaaacattttcacAAACAACGTTGGATCATGTTTTCGATCAACCagatccatcatcatatagacTTAAACAACGACGGAAAGCCATACGTAAACCAAGTCTTGAGCGACAAGGTGCCTTAGagcaaaatgatgaacatattGCAGCTGAACAGAGAAGAAAAAGCGttattcaacaacagaagcagattcatcaaataccgcaacaacaacaacaacaacagaataaaatgTTGATCCATGATTCAATGACAACAGCAACTACGCCTGTTATTGTCAACGGAAGCTTTATCGCTGCCTCGAATGCAAACAACAATTCTAGccaaaataataaccaaacaAGTAATTTATTTCAACCGGTGATTGTTGTTCCATCTGTACCAagtacaaataaaaataataacaacaatcagcagcagcaacaacaacaatcacctATTCCTTCACAATCTATgttaaataatgatgttatTATGACggtaatgaataatgatgttcCAATATTAACTTTAGATTCGAATACAAAGACGAttataaataacaaaattctttctgaacaacaacagcaacaacaacaacaacatgttGGTAATGATCAAAAGATCACTAATGCATATCCGGTGATTGCccttgatcatcaaaatattggtttcgaacaacaacaacaacagccacaaCCAACATCGTCATCAGTAACAGCCGAATTTCCGCCATTATCGTtgtcacaacaacaacaacaacaatctaatCATGCtagtatgaaaaaaataatttcgcAAGACACCCTTTCCAGTGATATTGTTAATTGTGATGGTAATGGTGATTGGCAAAGTGAACAGGATTTCCTTGATAAACA
This is a stretch of genomic DNA from Dermatophagoides farinae isolate YC_2012a chromosome 6, ASM2471394v1, whole genome shotgun sequence. It encodes these proteins:
- the Mau2 gene encoding mau2 sister chromatid cohesion factor, with the translated sequence MNSYNPENAYLTLVSLAEEFRTQKPPDIRNCVQCLTAIINLRVPYPAIEAKTHLQIGSLLLEHSNNLELAKVHLKKAWGQAETIANCEDIIYESISLLARIYEKMNHTLGAKEILLKGVEKSCHSIYWHIKLLFQLAQIHANDQEYNEAANVLNIGAEYANISGAHYTRILFLLSRGMVLMIDKRINEVHPVLNLAGQLVESWQGNVHLKEALKVFFLVLQVCHHLNAGQVKSVRPSLKLLQQSIQNITATSFHLDDEYMSLNSNDTFIWMPKEHMCVLVYLVTVLHSMQSGYMEKAQKYTEKALMQIDKLRSVGSHQMLNTFQLILLEHIAMCRLVMGNRTLAIKEIVQALNICYRDTKLKFRHKPLIHSLLGMYAMSMNITDCAESQLRLSLTLHGASNEARILTSLNLAIVYLRNKRENELNELLVNLNPESLHSNSQSLKAAAYYVFGLNSYFQARYNDAKRYLRETLKMANGEDLNRLTSCSLVLLGHIFYSLGNSRESLNMVTPAMQLASKIPDTQVQLWATALLKDLYDSGSAKQAEAIQMHNQFSQILLNDQYQALHLNEHGYINWYSEH